A stretch of Bacteroidales bacterium DNA encodes these proteins:
- a CDS encoding SpoIIE family protein phosphatase → MDEQLMKNVKIMVVDDEVDLEPLIRQKFRRQIRDGVYDFVFAHHGLEALTKLIEQPEIGLILSDINMPEMDGLTLLTRLKELKNPVLKTVIVSAYGDMENIRTAMNRGAFDFLTKPISFDDLEITINKTLDEITMMRLSLQEHDELISIQQDLQTAREIQQAILPKTFPPFPERTEFSIFASMIAAKEVGGDFFDFFLIDNERLGFVIGDVSGKGVTAAIFMAVSRTLIRATGLTGISTEECMNYVNRLLCNESISCMFVTVFYGILNTTTGEVEYVNAGHNPPYILSGNQVRKVQMTAGTVLGCMEDFIYHSKKVQLIPGDLLFLFTDGVTEAFNIHEQLYGEERLENYLQTHLAHPIEEVVKESIQDVTKFSSGMPQSDDITLLAIKYIGRI, encoded by the coding sequence ATGGATGAACAGTTGATGAAGAATGTAAAGATAATGGTGGTAGATGACGAAGTGGATCTTGAGCCACTGATCCGACAAAAGTTTCGCAGGCAGATCAGGGATGGCGTTTATGATTTTGTTTTTGCTCATCATGGGTTGGAAGCACTGACTAAACTAATTGAACAACCTGAAATAGGGCTCATCCTTTCCGACATCAACATGCCTGAAATGGATGGATTGACTTTACTCACGAGGTTGAAAGAGCTGAAAAATCCTGTATTAAAAACAGTGATCGTTTCGGCTTATGGCGATATGGAAAATATCCGAACAGCCATGAACAGGGGAGCTTTTGACTTTCTCACCAAACCTATCAGTTTTGATGATCTGGAAATTACCATTAATAAAACGTTGGATGAGATAACCATGATGAGGTTAAGCTTGCAGGAACATGATGAATTGATATCTATTCAACAGGATCTGCAGACTGCCCGTGAAATCCAGCAGGCTATTCTTCCTAAAACTTTTCCTCCATTCCCGGAGCGCACTGAATTTTCCATTTTCGCTTCTATGATTGCAGCAAAAGAAGTTGGGGGTGATTTCTTCGACTTCTTTTTGATCGATAATGAACGGTTGGGTTTTGTGATCGGCGATGTTTCCGGCAAGGGTGTTACAGCAGCTATCTTTATGGCGGTTAGCCGCACCCTGATAAGAGCGACAGGACTAACAGGCATATCTACCGAAGAGTGTATGAACTATGTGAACAGATTGCTTTGTAATGAAAGCATTTCCTGCATGTTTGTTACGGTTTTCTATGGTATTCTCAACACGACGACCGGGGAGGTTGAATATGTCAATGCCGGCCATAATCCTCCATATATCCTTTCAGGAAACCAGGTTCGTAAGGTACAAATGACCGCAGGCACTGTTCTGGGTTGCATGGAAGATTTTATATATCATTCAAAAAAAGTACAATTGATTCCCGGCGACCTTCTGTTCCTTTTTACGGATGGAGTAACTGAAGCTTTCAATATTCATGAACAGCTTTATGGGGAAGAGCGTTTGGAAAACTATCTTCAAACTCACCTGGCTCATCCTATTGAAGAGGTTGTAAAAGAATCCATACAAGATGTTACTAAATTTTCATCAGGAATGCCTCAATCAGATGATATCACCTTACTTGCAATAAAGTATATAGGTCGTATCTGA